The nucleotide window GCCGCCCAACCGGGCAATAAACTGAACACCCACCATACAGACGATGACCAGAAAAGCCAGTCCGACAATACCGACAAAAATAATGCGCGTGCGGTCCATAGGTTGATCCTTTGTTGGTTAATTTGGTTAGTAGTAGAAGCCAGTGTTCAGTCCAACCACCAAACTTAGCCTATTTTATCCCCACATATCTTCAAAAATTACTTTATCGCGGTCTTCTTCAAAAAGCCAATCGGGGATGTTGATGGGATATTTGCCGGAAAAACAGGCGTTGCAATGGCCCGATTGCTTGCCGATGGCCTCGGCGACCGCTTTGTCTAGTCCGGCGACGCTGAGATAAGCCAGACTGTCTGCGCCGATGCGCTGGCGGATGCCTTCCACATCCATTTTATGGGCGATGAGCTGCTTATAGGTCGCCATGTCCACACCCATGAAGCAGGGGTGGCGCACCGGCGGCGAGGCGACGCGCACGTGGACTTCGGTCGCGCCGCCATCGCGGATTAGCTGAATCAGCGGCCCGGCGGTGTTGCCGCGCACAATCGAATCATCAATCAGTACGACACGCTGGCCTTGCAGGTTGCTGGTGAGGGGGTTGTATTTGAGTGAGATGCCCACTTTGCGCAGATGGTCGTCGGGCTGGATGAAGGTGCGGCCGATATAGCGGTTTTTGGTCAGCCCTTCGGAGTAGGGGATGCCGCTTTCCAGGCTGAAGCCAATGGCGTGGGGCGTGGCGGAATCGGGTACGCCGACGATGATGTCGGCGGCGACGGGCGCTTCGCGGGCCAGTTCGCGGCCCAACTGCTGCCGTACCTGATGCACAACTTTGCCCTCGAAGTGGGAATCGGGGCGGGCGAAGTAGACGTATTCAAAGATGCACAGGGCGCGTTTGGGTGATGGTTTGCCCAGGTGGGAGGTGAGGCCGCTGCCGTTGAGCCGCACGATTTCGCCCGGTTCTACGTCGCGCACATAGTTCGCCCCGATGGTGTGCAGGGCGCACGATTCGGAGGCGACGATGTAGCCGCCGCTGTCGAGTTGGCCCAGGCATAACGGCCGTAAGCCCAACGGATCACGCACGGCATAGATAGCGTGTCGGGTCAGAATGGTGAGTGAATAAGCGCCTTCGGCCACATCCATAAAGCCGCGAATACGGGCTACCCAACGGTCTGTTTCACCTTCGCTTTCGGGGGTGTTGGTGTAAGCGTTGGCCGGCGCGGCCAGCATTTGGGTGATCACTTCGCTGTCTGACGAGGAAGAGAGGCCAACGCCGCGCTGCAGCAGCATCTTGCGCAGGTCGCGGGCGTTGGTGATGTTGCCGTTGTGGGCGACGCCAAGCGGCCCGTGGATGGTTTCGATGAGGAAGGGCTGGGCGTTGCGCAGGTGGGAGGAGCCAGTGGTGGAGTAACGGTTTTGCCCAATCGCCAGGTGGCCTTTGAGCGGACGCAGGTTGTCTTCGTTGAAGACCTGGGCGACGAGGCCCATGCCTTTGTGGAGGTGGGCGATACGGCCGTCGCCGGTGGCGATGCCCGCGCTTTCCTGCCCACGATGCTGCAAGGCATACAGGCCAAAAAAGGCCAGCCGGGCCACCTCGCGCCCTGGCGCATAGACGCCTACCACGCCGCACTCGTCATGGGGTTTGTCGTTGGTTAAAAAATCTACGTTCATAGGTTCTCCTCCGAAGAGCTAGAGCTAGAGCGAGAGCTAGAGTAAGGATCCTCCTCTAGCTCTAGCTTCACGCACAATATGGGCGGCTTCCTCCCCGGTAGCGGCCAAAGCGGTGATGTGCCCCATTTTGCGGCCGGGGCGGGCCGTTTGTTTGCCGTAGAGGTGCAGTTTGATGGCCGGATGGTGGGCGAGAACGGCCGTCCAGTTTGGCGATTTCGGATTTCGGATTTCGGATTTCGGATTTTGCGCTTTTGGGCTGTTTGGGTGAAACCACAAGTCGCCCAGCAGGTTGGCCATGGCGGCGGGTTTCAGGTAGGTTGGGTCGCCCAGGGGCAGGCCGCAGATGGCGCGGAGCTGCTGTTCGAACTGGCTGGTGGCGCACGCTTCGATGGTCAGGTGACCGCTGTTGTGGGGGCGGGGGGCGATTTCGTTGATGAGGAGACGGCCGTTGCTCGTCAGAAAGAATTCTACACACAAAACCCCCACCACGTTCAGCGCCTCTAATACCACTCGCGCCATCTCTACCGCGTCTTGTGCCACTTTTGGCGGCACGTTCGCCGGGGCAGTCGAAACATCCAAAATGTGGTTGGCATGGTCGTTCTCAATCACGCCAAAATGGGCAAAGCTGCCATCCGCCCCGCGTGCCGCCACGACAGAAACCTCGCGTTCAAATTCCACAAACGCTTCCAGGATGGCAGGCTGCTGGCCGATAGCATCCCAGTGACGATTGACGATTGACGATTGATGATTGACAATTTTTTCCTGTCCTTTGCCATCGTAGCCGGAGGTGGCGGTTTTGAGGATGGCCGGCGCGCCAATCTCTTCTAAACCAACCAACAAACTAGCCAACGAACCAACTTCAACAAACGGCGTAACCGGCAGCCCGTGCTTAACCATGAACTCCTTTTCGCGCAACCGGTTTTGGGCGATGTGCAAGGCTTGGGGGCCGGGGTGGAGGGGGGCGAATTGGGCGCAGGTAACGGCCGTTGCCGCCGGCACGTTCTCAAATTCATACGTCACCACGTCCACGCTCTGGGCGAACTGTCGCACCGCGTCCAAATCGTTGTAGGGCGCGGTGAACTCCTGGTCGGCAATCTGGCCGGTGGGCGAATGGCGGTCCGGCGAGAAGACGTGGACGCGGTAGCCCATTTGCCGGGCGGCCAGGGCCAGCATCCGGCCTAGCTGCCCGCTGCCGAGAATGCCGATGGTACTGGGAGGAAGAAATGGACGATTCATGTTACCTGAGAACATCGGAAGTGATCTCTCGACTACCTGTGCTAAGGAATGGGGATTGGTCGTTGCAGAGGAACCAATACCCACTCAGGATCGAACAACACCAAATATGATATGAATAACGCTATTCCTAACCAAAAGACAGCAACCACCATTGCGTGAATACCAATTGAAGGCCTATACCAACCTTTCGTCCTTCTCCCTGAAAATCTGCCTACCGCAATACGTCGAACCATCGCACTAATGCTTGCATAATAAATTCCAATTGTACCTACCAGCCAGATAGCCCGTGTATTCGGCTGAATAAGATAAAGCAGGGTAAAAATCAAGACTGAGAGAGAAAGAGCTATCGTTTGCAAATAGAGAATCCTCTGATGTTTTTTCGTGAACCAGGGATATGGAGGTGGAACAGGGCCGCTGATTCTGTCTATAAGTAGTGCAGCAAAAACATATATTGACAATATTCCGATGATGACAAATGTACCATTCATTGGTAGTTGCAGTTTATTGTGGTGGCAGTGTGTCGCTGAGAACTTTGTCGGTTTGAGACTGGCGGAACTGTTCAAGTTTGGCGCGGTATTCGGGGTATTTGTTGCCCAGGATGGCAATTGCCAGCAGCGCGGCGTTTTTTGCGCCCGCTTTGCCAATCGCCAATGTGCCGACGGGCACGCCGCCGGGCATCTGCACGATGGAGAGCAGGGAATCCAGGCCGTTGAGGGCGTGGCTTTGCACCGGTACGCCCAGCACCGGCAGCACCGTCTGCGCGGCGACCATGCCGGGCAGGTGGGCGGCCCCCCCGGCCCCGGCGATGATGACTTCGAGGTGGCGGGAAACGGCCGTGCGCGCATACTCCGCCATCCACGCCGGCGTCCGGTGCGCCGATACCACCTTCGCCTCATACGGCACGCCAAACTCCTCTAAAGTTTCCGTAGCGTGTCGCAT belongs to Candidatus Leptovillus gracilis and includes:
- the purF gene encoding amidophosphoribosyltransferase, with amino-acid sequence MNVDFLTNDKPHDECGVVGVYAPGREVARLAFFGLYALQHRGQESAGIATGDGRIAHLHKGMGLVAQVFNEDNLRPLKGHLAIGQNRYSTTGSSHLRNAQPFLIETIHGPLGVAHNGNITNARDLRKMLLQRGVGLSSSSDSEVITQMLAAPANAYTNTPESEGETDRWVARIRGFMDVAEGAYSLTILTRHAIYAVRDPLGLRPLCLGQLDSGGYIVASESCALHTIGANYVRDVEPGEIVRLNGSGLTSHLGKPSPKRALCIFEYVYFARPDSHFEGKVVHQVRQQLGRELAREAPVAADIIVGVPDSATPHAIGFSLESGIPYSEGLTKNRYIGRTFIQPDDHLRKVGISLKYNPLTSNLQGQRVVLIDDSIVRGNTAGPLIQLIRDGGATEVHVRVASPPVRHPCFMGVDMATYKQLIAHKMDVEGIRQRIGADSLAYLSVAGLDKAVAEAIGKQSGHCNACFSGKYPINIPDWLFEEDRDKVIFEDMWG
- the purE gene encoding 5-(carboxyamino)imidazole ribonucleotide mutase — its product is MGSTSDWETMRHATETLEEFGVPYEAKVVSAHRTPAWMAEYARTAVSRHLEVIIAGAGGAAHLPGMVAAQTVLPVLGVPVQSHALNGLDSLLSIVQMPGGVPVGTLAIGKAGAKNAALLAIAILGNKYPEYRAKLEQFRQSQTDKVLSDTLPPQ
- a CDS encoding 5-(carboxyamino)imidazole ribonucleotide synthase; the encoded protein is MNRPFLPPSTIGILGSGQLGRMLALAARQMGYRVHVFSPDRHSPTGQIADQEFTAPYNDLDAVRQFAQSVDVVTYEFENVPAATAVTCAQFAPLHPGPQALHIAQNRLREKEFMVKHGLPVTPFVEVGSLASLLVGLEEIGAPAILKTATSGYDGKGQEKIVNHQSSIVNRHWDAIGQQPAILEAFVEFEREVSVVAARGADGSFAHFGVIENDHANHILDVSTAPANVPPKVAQDAVEMARVVLEALNVVGVLCVEFFLTSNGRLLINEIAPRPHNSGHLTIEACATSQFEQQLRAICGLPLGDPTYLKPAAMANLLGDLWFHPNSPKAQNPKSEIRNPKSPNWTAVLAHHPAIKLHLYGKQTARPGRKMGHITALAATGEEAAHIVREARARGGSLL